A single Methylobacterium sp. 17Sr1-1 DNA region contains:
- a CDS encoding ABC transporter ATP-binding protein — MRPETMQETGPAHLASGGRFVLHHMRAWRWHFGGLFALVVASAACGVGQQVGLKFLVDAMAGPPGLQGAALSALALFLVLIAAEALLARLTGWLACRATVGVGVDLRTELFDFLSAQSMRYFAENLAGSLGQRVTATAGNFGALVNTFVWRIIPPVVDVAGAVIVFASLDRGLTAALVALIVVVTAGLIRFGTRGRPIHRAYSGEAAGIAGDLVDTIANMWTVKAFSARARERTRLEVGFRREAAAQARSWLYLEKARLIHDVALWLLAAGILTWTLHLWSRGDVSAGSVVVVASLTLRIVHSSKDMALSLVDVAQYFGFIEETLSVIAKPVTVCDEPGAPALVPRGGAVALDRVTFSYGAGRSVLDGVTLTIPAGQKVGIVGPSGAGKSTLVHLLQRLYDVESGEIRIDGQPIAGVRQDSLRDALAVVPQEIGLLHRSVMDNIRFARPEASDEAVFAAARAASCDGFVRTLPEGYATVVGERGTRLSGGQRQRIGIARALLKAAPILLLDEATSALDTETEMAIQAAIVRLMRDHTVIAVAHRLSTLTAFDRILVVSDGRIVEDGTVRDLREAGGLFAQMWELQAEGLSADVVMDVA; from the coding sequence ATGCGGCCTGAGACGATGCAGGAGACCGGACCGGCGCATCTGGCGAGCGGCGGCCGCTTCGTCCTGCACCACATGCGCGCCTGGCGCTGGCATTTCGGCGGCCTGTTCGCGCTCGTCGTCGCCTCGGCGGCCTGCGGGGTCGGCCAGCAGGTCGGCCTCAAATTCCTCGTCGACGCGATGGCGGGGCCGCCGGGCTTGCAGGGCGCGGCGCTCTCCGCCCTCGCGCTATTCCTGGTCCTGATCGCCGCCGAGGCGCTGCTTGCGCGCCTCACCGGCTGGCTCGCCTGCCGCGCCACGGTCGGGGTCGGGGTCGACCTGCGGACCGAGCTATTCGATTTCCTGAGCGCCCAGTCGATGCGCTACTTCGCCGAGAACCTCGCGGGCTCGCTCGGCCAGCGGGTCACGGCGACGGCCGGCAATTTCGGTGCTCTGGTCAACACCTTCGTCTGGCGCATCATCCCACCGGTCGTCGACGTCGCCGGCGCGGTGATCGTCTTCGCGAGCCTCGATCGCGGGCTCACCGCGGCGCTGGTCGCCCTGATCGTCGTCGTCACCGCCGGGCTGATCCGGTTCGGCACGCGGGGGCGGCCGATCCATCGGGCCTATTCGGGCGAGGCCGCCGGCATCGCCGGCGATCTCGTCGACACCATCGCCAACATGTGGACGGTGAAGGCCTTCTCGGCGCGGGCCCGCGAACGGACGCGGCTCGAGGTGGGATTCCGCCGCGAGGCCGCGGCGCAAGCCCGGAGCTGGCTCTACCTCGAGAAGGCCCGCCTCATCCACGACGTCGCGCTCTGGCTGCTCGCCGCCGGCATCCTGACTTGGACGCTCCACCTGTGGAGCCGGGGCGACGTGAGCGCCGGCAGCGTCGTGGTGGTGGCGAGCCTGACCCTGCGCATCGTCCATTCCTCGAAGGACATGGCGCTCTCCCTCGTCGATGTCGCGCAGTATTTCGGCTTCATCGAGGAGACGCTGTCGGTGATCGCCAAGCCGGTCACCGTGTGCGACGAACCCGGCGCCCCGGCGCTGGTGCCGCGCGGCGGCGCCGTCGCGCTCGACCGGGTCACGTTCTCGTACGGCGCGGGCCGGTCGGTGCTCGACGGCGTGACGCTGACGATCCCGGCCGGCCAGAAGGTCGGCATCGTCGGCCCGTCGGGAGCCGGCAAGTCGACCCTCGTGCACCTGCTCCAGCGCCTCTACGACGTCGAGAGCGGCGAGATCCGCATCGACGGCCAGCCGATCGCGGGCGTGCGGCAGGACTCGTTGCGCGACGCCCTCGCGGTGGTGCCGCAGGAGATCGGCCTGCTGCACCGCTCGGTGATGGACAACATCCGCTTCGCCAGGCCGGAGGCGAGCGACGAGGCGGTCTTCGCCGCCGCCCGCGCCGCGTCCTGTGACGGTTTCGTGCGCACCCTGCCGGAGGGCTACGCGACGGTCGTCGGGGAGCGCGGCACCCGGCTCTCCGGCGGCCAGCGCCAGCGCATCGGTATCGCCCGTGCCCTGCTGAAGGCCGCGCCGATCCTCCTCCTCGACGAGGCGACCTCGGCGCTCGACACCGAGACCGAGATGGCGATTCAGGCCGCGATCGTGCGGCTGATGCGCGATCACACGGTGATCGCGGTGGCCCACCGCCTCTCGACCCTCACCGCCTTCGACCGCATCCTCGTCGTCAGCGACGGACGAATCGTCGAGGACGGCACGGTGCGCGACTTGCGCGAGGCGGGAGGGCTGTTCGCGCAGATGTGGGAGCTTCAGGCCGAGGGCCTCTCCGCCGACGTCGTGATGGATGTGGCTTGA
- a CDS encoding LysM peptidoglycan-binding domain-containing protein, whose translation MTDRIVRGDSLWRISRRTYGEGERHSAIYGANQDQIRDPDLIYPGQVLVLPNQEIRDTGQEGKRE comes from the coding sequence GTGACGGACCGCATCGTGCGGGGCGACAGCCTGTGGCGGATCAGCCGGCGCACCTATGGCGAGGGGGAGCGCCATTCCGCGATCTACGGCGCCAATCAGGACCAGATCCGCGACCCGGATCTCATTTACCCCGGACAGGTCCTGGTCCTGCCGAACCAGGAGATTCGCGACACCGGCCAGGAGGGGAAGCGCGAATGA